One genomic segment of Musa acuminata AAA Group cultivar baxijiao chromosome BXJ3-3, Cavendish_Baxijiao_AAA, whole genome shotgun sequence includes these proteins:
- the LOC135582836 gene encoding upstream activation factor subunit UAF30-like, with protein sequence MVVGQQARKAMLGECPKKVARLIDLVNLPSNLREFAGGQSQMAHLSFFIRVWSHIKTHNLQDPNNKNLVNCDDKLKSILLGKTQVELSKLPMLINLHFPKPSK encoded by the exons ATGGTGGTGGGGCAGCAGGCGCGGAAGGCGATGCTGGGCGAGTGTCCGAAGAAGGTGGCACGGCTGATCGACCTGGTCAACCTGCCGTCCAACCTCAGGGAGTTCGCCGGTGGCCAATCCCAGATGGCTCATCTCAGCTTCTTCATCCGCGTCTGGTCACATATCAAGACCCACAACCTACAG GATCCAAACAATAAGAACTTAGTCAATTGCGATGACAAGTTGAAGAGCATATTGTTGGGCAAAACTCAAGTAGAGCTGTCCAAACTTCCAATGCTAATCAATCTTCATTTCCCGAAACCATCAAAATGA
- the LOC135632696 gene encoding short-chain dehydrogenase/reductase SDRA-like isoform X1 — MDAKGRLEGKVAIVTASTQGIGFAIAQRLGLEGAAVVVSSRKQKNVDEAVEMLRSKGIEAMGVVCHVSNPQHRKDLIEKTVQKYGHIDIVVSNAAANPTVENILDTKEPVLDKLWEINVKSSILILQDASSYLRKGSSIILISSIAGYLPQASMAMYGVTKTALFGLTKALAAEMSPDTRVNCIAPGFVPTHFADFLTKNAAIRKTIEDQTLLKRLGTTEDMASAAAFLASDDSSYITGETLVVAGGMPSRL, encoded by the exons ATGGATGCGAAGGGGAGATTAGAGGGCAAAGTGGCGATCGTGACGGCCTCCACCCAGGGCATCGGCTTCGCCATCGCCCAGCGCTTGGGCCTCGAAGGCGCTGCCGTCGTCGTCTCCTCCCGGAAGCAG AAGAACGTCGATGAGGCCGTGGAAATGCTCCGTTCGAAGGGGATCGAAGCGATGGGGGTCGTCTGCCATGTCTCCAATCCCCAGCATCGGAAGGATCTCATCGAGAAGACCGTTCAG AAATATGGCCACATAGATATAGTTGTGTCGAATGCTGCTGCTAATCCAACAGTGGAAAACATTTTAGATACCAAAGAGCCGGTTCTTGATAAACTTTGGGAGATTAATGTGAAGTCTTCAATCCTTATTCTGCAG GATGCTTCATCTTACTTGCGGAAGGGCTCGTCCATCATCCTTATATCTTCAATTGCAGGTTACCTCCCACAAGCATCCATGGCCATGTATGGTGTTACTAAGACTGCTCTTTTTGGGCTTACCAAG GCCCTTGCTGCTGAGATGAGTCCAGATACCCGTGTCAACTGTATAGCTCCTGGATTCGTGCCAACGCATTTTGCTGATTTTCTAACAAAAAATGCTGCCATT AGGAAGACCATCGAAGATCAAACTCTGCTGAAGAGGCTTGGAACGACGGAAGACATGGCGTCTGCTGCTGCCTTTCTGGCATCTGACGACTCATCCTACATCACCGGAGAAACACTAGTGGTTGCCGGAGGCATGCCTTCCAGACTATGA
- the LOC135632696 gene encoding short-chain dehydrogenase/reductase SDRA-like isoform X2 produces MDAKGRLEGKVAIVTASTQGIGFAIAQRLGLEGAAVVVSSRKQKNVDEAVEMLRSKGIEAMGVVCHVSNPQHRKDLIEKTVQKYGHIDIVVSNAAANPTVENILDTKEPVLDKLWEINDASSYLRKGSSIILISSIAGYLPQASMAMYGVTKTALFGLTKALAAEMSPDTRVNCIAPGFVPTHFADFLTKNAAIRKTIEDQTLLKRLGTTEDMASAAAFLASDDSSYITGETLVVAGGMPSRL; encoded by the exons ATGGATGCGAAGGGGAGATTAGAGGGCAAAGTGGCGATCGTGACGGCCTCCACCCAGGGCATCGGCTTCGCCATCGCCCAGCGCTTGGGCCTCGAAGGCGCTGCCGTCGTCGTCTCCTCCCGGAAGCAG AAGAACGTCGATGAGGCCGTGGAAATGCTCCGTTCGAAGGGGATCGAAGCGATGGGGGTCGTCTGCCATGTCTCCAATCCCCAGCATCGGAAGGATCTCATCGAGAAGACCGTTCAG AAATATGGCCACATAGATATAGTTGTGTCGAATGCTGCTGCTAATCCAACAGTGGAAAACATTTTAGATACCAAAGAGCCGGTTCTTGATAAACTTTGGGAGATTAAT GATGCTTCATCTTACTTGCGGAAGGGCTCGTCCATCATCCTTATATCTTCAATTGCAGGTTACCTCCCACAAGCATCCATGGCCATGTATGGTGTTACTAAGACTGCTCTTTTTGGGCTTACCAAG GCCCTTGCTGCTGAGATGAGTCCAGATACCCGTGTCAACTGTATAGCTCCTGGATTCGTGCCAACGCATTTTGCTGATTTTCTAACAAAAAATGCTGCCATT AGGAAGACCATCGAAGATCAAACTCTGCTGAAGAGGCTTGGAACGACGGAAGACATGGCGTCTGCTGCTGCCTTTCTGGCATCTGACGACTCATCCTACATCACCGGAGAAACACTAGTGGTTGCCGGAGGCATGCCTTCCAGACTATGA
- the LOC103977244 gene encoding cyclin-D3-2-like, producing the protein MEALLPLTEDDWVEVLRSLAAKEGESSLELELASDDGGGCYLRSARKDAVEWVSRAAARHAFSPLTAVLAVNYLDRCFLSRAAGGGLRLQDDKPWMGRLAAVACLSLAAKVEETRVPLLLDLQAEEGKYVFEPRTIRRMELLVLATLRWRMNPVTPLSFIHHLLPRLRSKEKNANTDPSAATGIAMARRCEAALLSAIADWRWVQFPSSVWAAAALLQASAVAAQESHCLISLLNVPMAKVEECHQLMLESASAAITGHKRKHSSSAFHYCSSPPSPIGVVGSCFGSESSSDSQAMRPPSPAAHPLQKQINGSERGRC; encoded by the exons atggAAGCACTGCTGCCGCTTACCGAGGACGATTGGGTGGAGGTGCTTCGTTCTCTCGCGGCCAAGGAAGGGGAGTCCTCGCTCGAGCTCGAGCTCGCCAGTGACGATGGCGGCGGCTGCTACCTCCGGTCGGCGAGGAAGGATGCGGTGGAGTGGGTGTCGCGCGCTGCGGCGCGCCACGCCTTCTCCCCCCTCACGGCGGTCCTCGCCGTGAACTACCTCGACCGCTGCTTCCTCTCCCGCGCCGCGGGCGGCGGGCTCCGGCTCCAAGACGACAAGCCATGGATGGGGCGTCTTGCGGCCGTCGCTTGCCTCTCCCTGGCGGCAAAGGTGGAGGAGACGCGCGTCCCTCTCCTGCTCGATCTCCAAGCAGAGGAGGGGAAGTACGTGTTCGAGCCGAGGACCATAAGGCGGATGGAGCTTCTGGTTCTCGCCACCCTCCGCTGGAGGATGAATCCCGTCACCCCCCTCTCATTCATCCACCACCTACTCCCCCGCCTCCGTTCTAAGGAAAAGAACGCCAACACCGATCCCTCCGCCGCCACCGGCATTGCCATGGCTCGGAGGTGTGAAGCGGCTCTCCTGTCGGCAATAGCTG ATTGGAGATGGGTTCAGTTTCCTTCATCGGTCTGGGCAGCGGCGGCACTACTCCAAGCGTCCGCGGTGGCGGCTCAAGAAAGTCACTGCCTCATCTCCCTCCTCAACGTCCCAATG GCAAAAGTGGAAGAATGCCATCAGCTAATGCTGGAATCAGCGAGCGCCGCCATTACTGGACACAAGCGCAAGCATTCGTCTTCCGCTTTCCACTACTGTTCATCGCCACCGAGCCCCATTGGGGTGGTCGGCTCCTGCTTCGGCAGCGAGAGCTCAAGCGACTCCCAGGCGATGCGGCCGCCATCACCCGCGGCACATCCTCTCCAGAAGCAGATCAATGGCAGTGAGAGAGGAAGGTGTTGA